CTGTTGTGAGCCTCACAGGGGCAAGCGATAGAAGGACAGCTACTTCGGATATGGCTTGAAGATGCAACAGGCGTCCCCAATCGCTAACAACAAACAGAGGTACGGTTGGTAGTAGCATTACAAGTGCGCCTTTGACTAGCTTCAACTGTCCTCGAACCTCGCGCTGGAAAACGTGGAGTATTACAACCGCAGGGACCCATGACAGTATTGTGGCTAGACTCCATAACAATAAAGCTCTTGGGGAGCTCAGGACGTCGCTTTTCACAAATGCCATTGCATCAAATATCGACCAACCGATCGCGCCGATTCCGGACGAGTCCGAGCAGTTGACTTCTACGCGGCCACGCCATGAGTTGCAAATTGCGGCAGATGTCTGCGCATCTCCGCTGTAAGCAAACATCACAGGGCCCAACAATAATGCCGGAATCAGCGTTACTGCTGTGCGTCGCAATGCATCGCGGCGAGACCCGACGGCAAGGATCATCAGAATCATATGAACGGGAAGAAAGAACCATTGCTGTTCGTGTATGAGAATGTTGATCGTTACCAAAGGTGCTACACAAATGAGCATCAAACGCTGGTAGCCCTTTAGCGTCAGCCTACCCTGCCGGGTTGCCTGAACCATCAGGGCGTGCAGGAGCAGGCCTATAGAAACAAAGATATCCTTTCGCAAAGAGGCGCCTCTGTCGAATACGGGAAACAGTATGATTGCCGGCGACAGAAGAACGACCCAGACAACCAGAGGTCTTGACCATAACGGGCGAAGCAAACCAAAAAGAAGTCCGATCATGAGGAGAGTTAGCACCAAAAAGATTGTGCCAAAAAATGTTGTGGTCGGAAGATCGAACAACGATTGCAATCGAAAAGCGATCTCACCCAGAAGTCCTCGACGTACAAATCCGCCGGCATAATTGATATGGAGTTCGCTCCAGGCCCAGAGCGCGACAGGTGGAAAGTGGCCAGGGGTCACGAGCCGGCTGTTCAATCGCAACACCAGCAGCAGGCTTGCAATCGAAAAAAACGGTAATTCAGCACTGAACCGATACAGATTATGCGAAAGTGTTTTTTGTAAGCTCATTGCAGGTGCGTGAACTGAACCAGTAATTCTCCCACAATTTCCTAACAAGAGAACTTGAGCAAAAATCCCGGAAGTGCACTGACAGAGTGACAACCATTTGGCTTGATCCCGACGGAGAGAGTGATCGATTCAATCATGGTTCGCTGTAGCAATACCACGGTTGGCCCTGCACTGTAGAGAGTACAAAATGCCCAATACGAGCAATGCGCCGATCAGTACATAAGATTGCATAATATTCCAATTGGTGTGAGCCAATGCATTCAAAATGACGAAATGGCCACTTACCAATAAGTAGCTTGCATAGAGCCAAAATTGTTTGAATTTCCAACTGCTATCGCTTGACGCTGCCAGTGGGATCAGCATCGCATAAATGGGCAATAGCATTCCAAAATAATGGTCCCACGCGATGATAGAGGTGATGACGGCAGAAAGGAGGATAATACTGAGATCAATTACATTTCCTTTTTCCCGCGACCGTAGAGGAACGATTAGAGCCGATAAGATGAAGACACAAAAACCGATAATTGATCCCCAATAAACCACAGGATGGGCGGGAGCAAGGTGGTCGCTAAATTCTAGACTGTCTCCATTGCCTAATAGCCTATTTAAGGCGCCGTTGATCGATTGGTTAGGGTAGTATGTTTCTCCTCGCAAACCGATATATGACAGCACCGAGAGAAAGTGAAAGTGTTCGTTCATTCCAAATGAAAGAACAGAAACCAACAAAAAAATAGAAACTGTTGCCAAAAAGGCGAAGACGAAATTCCATTCTTTTCTTAGCAGACCCCAAAAAACAACGGGAAAATAAACTGGCTTTATAAGGCAAGTAATTCCCAATAGAATGCCGCTGATTACTTTTCGCTCGCGTATCCAGCACCATAGCGAAAACGCAGTTGCAAA
Above is a window of bacterium DNA encoding:
- a CDS encoding DUF2029 domain-containing protein is translated as MTRLTKILVFLTFISIVLLPTTLIALFSTPIEKISIYHTFEFFRFGGWKTDSWVPMKMAFKYIQDKNQENVYERVFFQERKRKFQYPPSALLIIRALHFRPVEYLSRKAGLSEIHILNLITWGFVFLTAYFVIRIFHWNLAHNVDPSTAKPLKGEQILQIAAMLCLSFTFYPLIFGCTRGQIQTWISFATAFSLWCWIRERKVISGILLGITCLIKPVYFPVVFWGLLRKEWNFVFAFLATVSIFLLVSVLSFGMNEHFHFLSVLSYIGLRGETYYPNQSINGALNRLLGNGDSLEFSDHLAPAHPVVYWGSIIGFCVFILSALIVPLRSREKGNVIDLSIILLSAVITSIIAWDHYFGMLLPIYAMLIPLAASSDSSWKFKQFWLYASYLLVSGHFVILNALAHTNWNIMQSYVLIGALLVLGILYSLQCRANRGIATANHD